From the genome of Schaalia dentiphila ATCC 17982, one region includes:
- a CDS encoding ABC transporter permease: MRTFIQLCRVTAMRALREPVTVIFTLLFAPAFIGCMGLIFGNNPVPEFGGKGFLEANFTAFPGIVIAISALIIVPVDLVTQRGAGVLRRFRATPLNPALYLAADVVSRLTLGLVSFTTMYAIAVLGFGVRPASAGAFISALAATMLGLAAFLAAGYLIAGRFRNVGAAQGLGNILMYPLIFTSGAAVPLAMLPPSILSIAKYSPMTQLTYLTRGLWDGEGWGEHWIAALILLVFGTVCAAAAARFFRWE, translated from the coding sequence ATGCGCACCTTCATTCAACTGTGCCGCGTCACCGCGATGCGCGCACTGCGAGAACCCGTCACCGTCATCTTCACGCTTCTGTTCGCCCCCGCCTTCATCGGGTGCATGGGCCTCATCTTCGGCAACAACCCGGTACCCGAGTTCGGAGGAAAAGGATTCCTCGAGGCAAACTTCACCGCTTTCCCCGGGATCGTCATCGCGATCAGCGCGCTCATCATCGTCCCCGTCGACCTCGTGACCCAGCGGGGGGCGGGCGTACTGCGCCGCTTTCGCGCCACCCCACTCAACCCGGCCCTCTACCTGGCCGCCGACGTTGTCTCCCGTTTGACGCTCGGCCTCGTGTCCTTCACCACCATGTACGCCATCGCCGTGCTCGGCTTCGGGGTACGCCCCGCATCAGCCGGAGCCTTCATCTCCGCACTCGCAGCTACTATGCTCGGTCTAGCGGCTTTCCTGGCAGCGGGCTACCTCATCGCCGGGCGGTTCCGCAACGTCGGCGCCGCACAGGGGCTGGGAAACATTCTCATGTACCCACTCATCTTCACCTCGGGTGCCGCGGTTCCCCTGGCGATGCTCCCTCCCAGTATCCTCTCCATCGCGAAGTACTCGCCGATGACGCAACTCACCTATCTCACACGAGGCCTGTGGGATGGCGAGGGATGGGGCGAGCACTGGATAGCCGCTCTCATTCTCCTTGTGTTCGGCACCGTCTGTGCCGCAGCTGCGGCGCGTTTCTTCCGCTGGGAGTGA
- a CDS encoding dicarboxylate/amino acid:cation symporter has protein sequence MREFLRKSGILVWVIAAIILATVLGSVRIGGDHLVPVEIGRIFATFSAIFSQFLSFSIPLIIIGLVTPAIADLGRGAGKWLGITTAIAYASTLFSGFLTYLVCASLFPRLLASTQLADVAEPGSALESYFTIEMPAPLQVMTALLLSFVVGLGLSMVPRGVLRKGFIEFRAIITRLIETIIIPLLPLHIFGIFLNLTYTGEAASVIRTLVRVVIVVLVLEVIILLTQFCFAGLVARRNPFKALLTMMPAYLTALGTSSSAATIPVTLRQTKKNGVSDAVASFTIPLCATIHLAGSTSKIFSFAFAIVLTQGLTVSSLQWVGFIFMLGITMVAAPGVPGGAIMAATGLLSSMLGFNDAQVALMIATYIALDSFGTATNVTGDGAIALIVDRMAHGSIGTEGDPENARELAFDGMAYLDRVSVEGVVSPEELAESSARNSSETVA, from the coding sequence ATGCGCGAGTTCCTGCGTAAATCCGGAATCCTCGTGTGGGTGATCGCTGCGATCATCCTCGCGACCGTCCTCGGATCCGTCCGTATTGGCGGCGACCACCTGGTTCCCGTCGAGATCGGCCGTATTTTTGCGACCTTCTCGGCGATCTTCAGCCAGTTCCTGTCCTTCTCTATCCCGCTGATCATCATCGGCCTCGTGACCCCCGCTATCGCGGACCTGGGCCGAGGCGCGGGCAAGTGGCTGGGCATCACGACGGCGATCGCCTACGCGTCGACGCTCTTCTCGGGCTTCCTCACCTACCTGGTGTGCGCGTCCCTGTTCCCGCGCCTCCTCGCTTCCACCCAGCTGGCGGATGTGGCTGAGCCGGGCAGCGCCCTCGAGTCCTACTTCACGATCGAGATGCCTGCGCCGCTGCAGGTGATGACGGCGCTGCTCCTGTCCTTCGTGGTGGGCCTGGGCCTGTCGATGGTCCCACGCGGCGTGCTGCGTAAGGGCTTCATCGAGTTCCGCGCCATCATTACCCGTCTCATCGAGACGATCATCATTCCGCTGCTGCCGCTGCACATCTTCGGCATCTTCCTGAACCTGACCTACACGGGCGAGGCCGCTTCGGTCATCCGGACGCTGGTGCGCGTGGTCATCGTGGTTCTGGTCCTCGAGGTCATCATCCTGCTGACCCAGTTCTGCTTCGCGGGCCTCGTTGCGCGTCGTAACCCCTTCAAGGCCCTCCTCACGATGATGCCGGCCTACCTGACGGCTCTGGGCACGTCCTCGTCCGCGGCCACCATTCCGGTGACCCTGCGTCAGACGAAGAAGAACGGCGTGTCCGACGCGGTCGCGTCCTTCACGATTCCGCTGTGCGCGACGATCCACCTGGCTGGCTCGACCTCGAAGATCTTCTCCTTCGCGTTCGCTATCGTCCTGACCCAGGGCCTGACGGTGAGCTCCCTGCAGTGGGTCGGCTTCATCTTCATGCTGGGCATCACCATGGTCGCCGCCCCCGGCGTGCCCGGCGGCGCCATCATGGCGGCCACCGGCCTGCTGAGCTCCATGCTGGGCTTCAACGACGCCCAGGTAGCGCTCATGATCGCCACCTACATCGCCCTGGACTCCTTCGGTACCGCCACCAACGTGACGGGCGACGGCGCGATCGCGCTCATTGTGGACCGCATGGCCCACGGCTCGATCGGCACCGAGGGCGACCCGGAGAATGCTCGCGAGCTGGCGTTTGACGGTATGGCCTACCTGGACCGCGTCTCCGTCGAGGGCGTTGTCAGCCCCGAGGAACTGGCCGAGTCTTCCGCCCGCAATAGCAGCGAAACTGTCGCCTAG
- a CDS encoding 6-phosphofructokinase yields the protein MSTVRIGVLTSGGDAQGMNAAVRAVVRTALARGAQPYAIYEGWQGACVGGDSIKKMEWSDVSSILAEGGTVIGTARSADFRTYEGRHRAAANLLEHGIDHLVVIGGDGSLSGTNEFRGEWAQHVAELAAEGVISPETAAEHPALVIVGLVGSIDNDLVGTDMTIGADTALHRILDAIDQLTSTAASHQRTFVVEVMGRHCGYLPLMAAVAGGADYVFTPEDPAGPGWQDELAEHLRLGREAGRRESIVLVAEGAHDRDGNELSTQLIADTIQERTGEDARVTILGHVQRGGTPSAYDRWMSTLLGYAAVQEILASTAEDEPVILGVRRNRITRIPLMKAVHDTRAVNDLIAAGDYAAAQASRGSSFSSMVGINQILSTPPQLTPEPTGEIKRVAILHAGGLAPGMNTAARVAVRLGIARGWTMLGVDGSWSGLADDRVRELSWSDVEGWAFKGGAELGTKRDIPPVEQFYALGRAIERNEIDALLVIGGMNAYLGVHAITSEKDRYPAFQIPILLIPASIDNNLPGCELAIGTDTAINNATWAIDRIKESAAASKRCFIAETMGRRCGYLTLMSALATGAEYMYINEESPSLEQIAADADRMVASFKSGRRLFLTLLNESASRYYDREFLADVFNAESEGIYDVRHQALGHMQQGGSPSPYDRLLATRLVARAFEQLVDQFDRGDRGAYYIGQVGNAVEARPVKNMFDDLDLVNRRPFHQWWLNLVPVQRIVSLQNPGIEATPIPIDDPVA from the coding sequence ATGAGCACAGTTCGTATTGGTGTCCTCACGTCGGGCGGTGACGCCCAGGGAATGAACGCGGCTGTTCGAGCCGTCGTGCGTACGGCGCTGGCGCGTGGCGCGCAGCCATACGCGATCTACGAAGGCTGGCAGGGTGCCTGCGTGGGTGGCGATTCCATTAAGAAGATGGAGTGGTCGGACGTGTCCTCGATCCTGGCCGAAGGCGGCACGGTGATCGGCACGGCTCGAAGCGCTGACTTCCGCACGTACGAGGGCCGCCACCGCGCGGCCGCGAACCTGCTCGAGCACGGCATCGATCACCTCGTCGTGATCGGTGGCGACGGCTCCCTGTCGGGTACGAACGAGTTCCGCGGCGAGTGGGCTCAGCACGTCGCCGAGCTGGCTGCCGAGGGCGTGATTTCGCCCGAGACCGCCGCCGAGCACCCGGCTCTCGTCATCGTTGGCCTCGTCGGCTCGATCGACAACGACTTGGTGGGCACGGATATGACGATCGGCGCCGACACTGCGCTGCATCGCATCCTGGACGCCATCGACCAGCTGACCAGTACGGCGGCCTCGCACCAGCGCACGTTCGTCGTCGAGGTCATGGGCCGCCACTGTGGTTACCTGCCCCTCATGGCGGCTGTCGCGGGCGGCGCCGACTACGTGTTTACGCCCGAGGATCCGGCGGGCCCGGGTTGGCAGGACGAGCTGGCGGAGCACCTGCGCCTCGGCCGCGAGGCTGGTCGCCGCGAGTCCATCGTCCTGGTGGCTGAGGGCGCGCATGACCGCGATGGCAACGAGCTGTCGACTCAGCTGATCGCCGACACGATCCAGGAGCGCACGGGCGAGGACGCGCGCGTGACGATCCTCGGACACGTGCAGCGCGGCGGCACCCCCTCGGCCTACGACCGTTGGATGTCCACGCTGCTGGGCTACGCGGCCGTCCAGGAGATCCTGGCGTCCACGGCTGAGGATGAACCCGTCATTCTGGGTGTGCGTCGCAACCGCATCACCCGCATCCCCCTCATGAAGGCCGTGCATGACACGCGCGCGGTCAATGACCTCATCGCGGCCGGCGACTATGCGGCGGCCCAGGCCTCGCGCGGCTCGTCCTTCTCGTCGATGGTGGGCATCAACCAGATTCTGTCCACGCCCCCGCAGCTCACCCCTGAGCCGACGGGCGAGATCAAGCGCGTCGCGATCCTGCACGCGGGCGGTCTGGCCCCCGGCATGAACACGGCGGCTCGCGTGGCCGTGCGCCTGGGTATCGCGCGCGGCTGGACGATGCTCGGCGTCGACGGCTCGTGGAGCGGCCTCGCGGACGACCGCGTGCGTGAACTGAGCTGGTCCGACGTGGAAGGCTGGGCCTTCAAGGGCGGCGCCGAGCTCGGCACGAAGCGCGACATTCCGCCGGTCGAGCAGTTCTACGCGCTGGGCCGCGCCATCGAACGCAATGAGATCGACGCCCTCCTCGTCATCGGCGGTATGAACGCCTACCTGGGCGTCCACGCGATCACCTCGGAGAAGGACCGCTATCCGGCATTCCAGATCCCGATCCTGCTCATCCCCGCCTCCATCGACAACAACCTGCCCGGCTGCGAGCTCGCGATCGGCACGGACACGGCGATCAACAACGCGACCTGGGCCATCGACCGCATCAAGGAGAGCGCGGCGGCCTCCAAGCGCTGCTTCATCGCCGAGACGATGGGACGGCGCTGCGGATACTTGACCCTCATGAGTGCCCTGGCCACCGGCGCTGAGTACATGTACATCAACGAGGAGTCCCCCTCCCTCGAGCAGATCGCCGCGGACGCTGATCGGATGGTCGCCTCCTTCAAGTCCGGACGACGCCTGTTCCTGACACTCCTCAACGAGTCGGCCTCCCGGTACTACGACCGCGAGTTCCTGGCCGACGTGTTCAACGCCGAGTCCGAGGGAATCTACGACGTGCGCCACCAGGCCCTCGGCCACATGCAGCAGGGCGGCTCGCCCTCGCCGTACGACCGTCTGCTCGCCACGCGCCTCGTGGCGCGCGCCTTCGAGCAGCTCGTGGACCAGTTCGACCGCGGCGATCGCGGCGCCTACTACATCGGCCAGGTCGGCAATGCCGTCGAGGCGCGCCCGGTGAAGAACATGTTCGACGACCTCGACCTCGTGAATCGTCGTCCGTTCCACCAGTGGTGGCTTAACCTCGTTCCCGTCCAGCGCATCGTGTCGCTGCAGAACCCGGGCATCGAGGCCACCCCCATCCCGATCGACGACCCGGTCGCCTGA
- a CDS encoding NAD-dependent protein deacylase, with the protein MNSDVSTLAAWIAASPSTVFFGGAGVSTESGIPDFRGANGFYFQEREIPLETVLSIDFFERHPQAYWEWFHEIYRPVEPNGAHRALASLEAAGRLDAVITQNIDGLHQRAGSRAVWELHGNWERLVCTSCGAVASLGDSVRVDGDPVPACPSCASQMRPDIVMYGESLDQGVIEAAVSAISRASTLIVAGTSLVVYPAAGLINYFSGDHLVLLNATPTSADAHADLIIREPVGATLDRVMDELRARGVLPA; encoded by the coding sequence ATGAACAGCGATGTTTCAACCTTGGCGGCTTGGATCGCCGCATCACCATCGACCGTGTTTTTCGGCGGGGCGGGCGTGTCCACCGAGTCTGGTATCCCGGACTTTCGTGGGGCGAACGGCTTCTACTTTCAGGAGCGCGAGATTCCCCTCGAGACGGTCCTGAGTATCGACTTCTTTGAGCGGCACCCGCAGGCCTACTGGGAGTGGTTCCACGAGATCTACCGTCCGGTGGAGCCCAACGGCGCGCACAGGGCACTGGCGTCTCTGGAGGCCGCGGGGCGCCTGGACGCGGTCATCACGCAGAACATCGATGGCCTGCACCAGCGGGCCGGGTCGCGCGCCGTGTGGGAGCTGCACGGCAATTGGGAGCGGCTCGTGTGCACGAGCTGTGGGGCCGTCGCATCACTAGGCGATTCCGTCAGGGTTGATGGGGATCCCGTGCCCGCGTGCCCCTCGTGTGCCTCGCAGATGCGCCCCGACATCGTTATGTACGGTGAGTCCCTCGACCAGGGCGTCATCGAGGCTGCCGTGTCCGCCATCTCGCGGGCATCCACGCTGATCGTGGCGGGCACGTCCCTCGTGGTCTACCCGGCGGCGGGCCTCATCAACTATTTCTCCGGGGATCACCTGGTGCTGTTGAACGCCACCCCAACCTCGGCCGACGCCCACGCCGACCTGATCATCCGCGAGCCAGTGGGCGCGACCCTCGACCGCGTCATGGACGAGCTGCGCGCACGGGGTGTTCTGCCTGCGTAG
- a CDS encoding NAD(+)/NADH kinase: MRRRAVIVRRPTEFDELMDRYSTRGQVEFVLRSRGRTLESVERAHESHVAALARVRVGIPDGWASADVERDSLSRFLFAPEDVIVVVGPDGLVANVAKYVDTQVVVGINSVPESQAGVLVRCAPEEGICALRRLDEGADLRVDHLTMVQASVDDSRSLRALNEVFIGHPSHQSARYELRAGSVVERQSSSGLVISTGTGATGWGASLKRGRHMGELPAPTSRSLAWFVREAWPSPFTGVEYTEGILDEGEDLGLVVASESLVLFGDGMESDRLTLTWGQSVRISRAPRALSLVDPAGLGEG, translated from the coding sequence ATGCGCCGCCGCGCCGTCATCGTCCGACGCCCCACCGAGTTCGACGAGCTCATGGACCGCTACTCCACGCGCGGCCAGGTCGAATTCGTCCTGCGCAGCCGCGGGCGCACCCTTGAGTCCGTCGAGCGTGCGCACGAGTCTCACGTGGCCGCCCTGGCTCGCGTGCGGGTAGGAATACCGGACGGGTGGGCGAGCGCCGACGTCGAGCGCGATTCCCTGTCGCGCTTCCTCTTTGCCCCCGAGGACGTCATCGTCGTCGTGGGACCCGACGGTCTCGTGGCCAACGTCGCCAAGTACGTCGACACCCAGGTCGTCGTTGGGATCAACTCGGTTCCCGAGTCTCAGGCCGGTGTGCTCGTTCGCTGTGCGCCCGAGGAGGGCATCTGCGCGCTGCGCCGCCTCGACGAGGGCGCCGACCTGCGCGTCGATCACCTCACGATGGTGCAGGCGAGCGTTGACGACTCGCGATCGCTGCGGGCCCTCAACGAGGTCTTCATCGGGCATCCGAGCCACCAGAGCGCCCGCTACGAGCTGCGGGCCGGGTCCGTCGTCGAGCGCCAGTCCTCCTCCGGGCTTGTCATCTCAACGGGGACCGGGGCGACCGGGTGGGGAGCCTCCCTCAAACGCGGACGCCACATGGGGGAGTTGCCCGCGCCGACCTCGCGCTCGCTCGCGTGGTTCGTGCGCGAGGCGTGGCCCTCACCCTTCACCGGCGTCGAGTACACCGAGGGCATCCTGGATGAGGGCGAAGACCTCGGCCTCGTCGTTGCCTCCGAATCCCTCGTGCTGTTCGGCGATGGCATGGAGTCCGACCGCTTGACCCTCACGTGGGGCCAAAGCGTGCGGATTTCGCGCGCCCCGCGCGCCCTGTCCCTCGTCGACCCCGCCGGGCTGGGGGAGGGCTGA
- the pta gene encoding phosphate acetyltransferase gives MSRFIVVAPGSSEAAALATDELARVLGVATVDALAGTTATDAALRPASALPAAVEAVRAVGDDALIAPAREASNRAFDHVAWNLNLAASTRAGVILAFDAEGASAELLAEEIAAARLRAEAAAASVVAVVLTGGAPAVEADVPVLTLPLGDEAAATLRTTAAPTAVTPLAFQADLIERARAERKRIVLPEPDDDRVLQAAAQVLAAGIADITFVGDADYVAKRAGELGLDLSAAQVISVNDPAYLERYAEEFARLRAKKGVTLEQAREKVTDVSYFGTMMVHMGDADGMVSGAAHTTAHTIVPSFQIIKTAPGVSVVSSIFLMAMKDRVWAFGDCAVNPNPTAEQLADIAVTSARTAAQFGVTPRVAMLSYSTGTSGSGPDVDVVVEATRLAREKAPELAIEGPIQFDAAVDAAVAATKLPGSEVAGKATVFVFPSLEAGNIGYKAVQRSSGAVAVGPVLQGLNKPVNDLSRGALVEDIVNTVALTAVQAQG, from the coding sequence GTGTCCCGCTTTATTGTCGTCGCCCCCGGTTCGTCGGAGGCAGCCGCCCTCGCTACTGACGAGCTGGCCCGCGTTCTCGGCGTCGCCACCGTCGACGCCCTGGCCGGCACGACGGCTACCGACGCCGCCCTCCGTCCCGCCTCTGCTCTGCCCGCCGCGGTCGAAGCCGTCCGCGCCGTCGGCGACGACGCGCTCATCGCCCCCGCCCGTGAGGCCTCGAACCGCGCCTTCGACCACGTGGCCTGGAACCTGAACCTCGCCGCCTCCACCCGCGCCGGCGTCATCCTCGCCTTCGACGCCGAGGGCGCCAGCGCCGAGCTCCTCGCCGAAGAGATCGCCGCCGCCCGCCTGCGCGCCGAGGCTGCTGCCGCCTCCGTCGTCGCCGTCGTCCTGACCGGTGGCGCCCCCGCGGTCGAGGCCGACGTCCCCGTCCTGACCCTGCCGCTGGGCGACGAGGCCGCAGCCACCCTGCGCACCACCGCCGCCCCCACCGCAGTCACCCCGCTTGCCTTCCAGGCGGACCTCATCGAGCGCGCCCGCGCCGAACGCAAGCGCATCGTCCTGCCCGAGCCCGACGACGACCGCGTTCTGCAGGCCGCCGCCCAGGTCCTCGCCGCCGGCATCGCCGACATCACGTTCGTGGGCGACGCCGACTACGTCGCCAAGCGCGCCGGCGAGCTCGGCCTCGACCTGAGCGCCGCCCAGGTCATCTCCGTGAACGATCCCGCCTACCTCGAGCGTTACGCCGAGGAGTTCGCGCGCCTGCGCGCCAAGAAGGGCGTCACCCTTGAGCAGGCCCGCGAGAAGGTCACCGACGTGTCCTACTTCGGCACCATGATGGTCCACATGGGCGACGCCGACGGCATGGTCTCGGGCGCTGCCCACACGACCGCGCACACGATCGTCCCCTCCTTCCAGATCATCAAGACCGCCCCCGGCGTCTCCGTCGTCTCCTCCATCTTCCTCATGGCGATGAAGGATCGCGTATGGGCGTTCGGCGACTGCGCCGTCAACCCCAACCCCACCGCCGAGCAGCTGGCCGACATCGCCGTGACCTCCGCGCGCACCGCCGCCCAATTCGGCGTCACCCCGCGCGTCGCCATGCTCTCCTACTCGACCGGCACCTCCGGGTCCGGCCCGGACGTCGACGTCGTCGTCGAGGCCACCCGCCTCGCCCGCGAGAAGGCCCCCGAGCTGGCCATCGAAGGCCCCATCCAGTTCGATGCTGCCGTCGATGCGGCCGTCGCCGCCACCAAGCTGCCCGGCTCCGAGGTCGCCGGCAAGGCCACCGTCTTCGTCTTCCCCTCGCTGGAAGCCGGAAACATCGGCTACAAGGCGGTCCAGCGCTCCTCCGGCGCCGTCGCTGTCGGCCCCGTCCTGCAGGGCCTCAACAAGCCCGTCAACGACCTGTCGCGCGGCGCCCTCGTCGAAGACATCGTCAACACCGTCGCCCTGACCGCCGTCCAGGCCCAGGGCTGA
- a CDS encoding acetate/propionate family kinase: MSSSSVLVINSGSSSIKYQLVDPETGDAIAKGLVERIGDPMGLIKHVHGDAVTEEELPVPDHTVGMREVLRLFDTEGPTLAEAGIVAVGHRVVQGGRHFDGPALITNEVRDLIEELCPLAPLHNPAHLKGIDVARELMPDVPHVAVFDTAFFQQLPARSALYALETETAEKYSVRRYGAHGTSHQFVSHEIAKLEGRDDLKQIVMHLGNGASVSAVKNGHPIDTSMGLTPLEGLMMGTRTGDIDPAVVFHLQRVAGMSVDEVDTLFNKKSGMKGMTGESDMRSVWEMIHNDDAPEVQQRARTAMDVYINRLLKYVGSYTAELGGLDVITFTAGIGENDHDVRRELAEALAPFGVKIDVEANKVRSGEPRVVSAPDSTVKIYVFPTNEELAIARQALTFA; the protein is encoded by the coding sequence GTGTCCTCGTCCTCCGTCCTCGTCATTAACTCCGGCTCCTCCTCCATCAAGTACCAGCTTGTCGACCCCGAAACCGGCGACGCCATCGCCAAGGGCCTCGTCGAGCGCATCGGTGACCCCATGGGCCTCATCAAGCACGTCCACGGCGACGCCGTCACCGAAGAAGAGCTCCCAGTTCCCGACCACACCGTCGGCATGCGCGAGGTTCTGCGCCTCTTCGACACGGAGGGCCCGACCCTGGCCGAGGCCGGCATCGTCGCCGTCGGTCACCGCGTCGTTCAGGGCGGCCGCCACTTCGACGGCCCGGCCCTCATCACCAACGAGGTCCGCGACCTGATCGAAGAGCTGTGCCCGCTGGCTCCGCTGCACAACCCCGCCCACCTCAAGGGCATCGACGTGGCGCGCGAGCTCATGCCCGACGTCCCCCATGTCGCCGTCTTCGACACCGCGTTCTTCCAGCAGCTGCCCGCCCGCTCGGCCCTGTACGCCCTCGAGACCGAGACCGCCGAGAAGTACTCCGTGCGCCGCTACGGCGCCCACGGCACCTCCCACCAGTTCGTCTCCCATGAGATCGCGAAGCTGGAAGGCCGCGACGACCTCAAGCAGATCGTCATGCACCTGGGCAACGGCGCGTCCGTGTCCGCCGTCAAGAACGGCCACCCGATCGACACCTCCATGGGCCTGACCCCCCTCGAGGGCCTCATGATGGGCACCCGCACCGGCGACATCGACCCGGCCGTCGTGTTCCACCTGCAGCGCGTCGCCGGCATGAGCGTCGACGAGGTCGACACCCTCTTCAACAAGAAGTCCGGCATGAAGGGCATGACCGGCGAGTCCGACATGCGCTCCGTGTGGGAAATGATCCACAACGATGACGCCCCCGAGGTTCAGCAGCGCGCCCGTACCGCCATGGACGTGTACATCAACCGCCTGCTGAAGTACGTGGGTTCCTACACCGCCGAGCTGGGAGGCCTGGACGTCATCACCTTCACCGCCGGCATCGGCGAGAACGACCACGACGTGCGCCGCGAGCTGGCAGAGGCCCTCGCCCCCTTCGGCGTCAAGATCGACGTCGAGGCGAACAAGGTTCGCTCCGGCGAGCCGCGCGTCGTCTCCGCTCCCGACTCGACCGTGAAGATCTACGTCTTCCCGACCAACGAGGAGCTGGCGATCGCCCGCCAGGCGCTGACCTTCGCCTGA
- the pgi gene encoding glucose-6-phosphate isomerase: MSDIPVIDPTMTPAWDTLDQLADNFDPDLRKLFADDPNRTQTFTFDAADLHVDLSKNLVCPTLVGHLLALAEQTGVLELRDRMFAGEHINVTEDRAVLHTALRRPATDSLTVDGQDAIADVHEVLEKVYAFARRVRSGEWVGITGKPVKTVVNVGIGGSDLGPVMAYEALKPYVQEGLECRFISNIDPTDAGETTKDLDPETTLVIVASKTFTTLETITNAKVVRAWLLDALRERGIVTDEASEKEAIAKHFVAVSTALDKVAEFGIDPANAFGFWSWVGGRYSVDSAVGTSLAVAIGPEGFADFLAGFHAMDRHFAEAAPEKNVPLLMGLLNVWYSNFLGADTHAVLPYSQYLHRFPAYLQQLTMESNGKSVRRDGSPVTYETGEVFWGEPGTNGQHAFYQLIHQGTRMVPADFIAFANPTWALGDGDADMHELFLSNFFAQTKALAFGKTSEEVRAEGTPEAIVSARVFTGNRPTTSIMAPSLTPSVLGQLIALYEHITFVEGAVWGIDSFDQWGVELGKVLAKQILPAIEGSSEALDAQDQSTRALIEYYRENRTK; encoded by the coding sequence ATGAGTGATATCCCCGTGATCGACCCGACGATGACCCCCGCGTGGGACACGCTCGACCAGCTGGCCGACAACTTCGATCCCGACCTGCGCAAGCTGTTCGCGGACGACCCCAACCGCACCCAGACCTTCACCTTCGACGCTGCCGACCTGCACGTCGACCTGTCGAAGAACCTCGTGTGCCCCACGCTGGTGGGCCACCTCCTCGCCCTCGCCGAGCAGACCGGCGTTCTCGAGCTGCGCGACCGCATGTTTGCGGGCGAGCACATCAACGTCACCGAGGACCGCGCCGTCCTGCACACCGCGCTGCGCCGCCCCGCGACCGACTCCCTGACGGTCGACGGCCAGGACGCCATCGCCGACGTGCACGAGGTCCTCGAGAAGGTCTACGCCTTCGCCCGCCGCGTCCGCTCCGGCGAGTGGGTCGGTATCACCGGCAAGCCGGTTAAGACCGTCGTCAACGTCGGCATCGGCGGCTCCGACCTGGGCCCCGTCATGGCGTACGAGGCCCTCAAGCCCTACGTGCAGGAGGGCCTGGAGTGCCGCTTCATCTCCAACATCGACCCCACTGACGCGGGCGAGACCACGAAGGACCTGGACCCCGAGACGACCCTCGTGATCGTCGCGTCCAAGACCTTCACGACGCTCGAGACCATCACGAACGCCAAGGTCGTGCGCGCCTGGCTGCTCGATGCTCTGCGTGAGCGCGGCATCGTCACCGACGAGGCCTCCGAGAAGGAGGCCATCGCCAAGCACTTCGTCGCCGTGTCCACCGCCCTGGACAAGGTCGCCGAGTTCGGCATCGACCCCGCCAACGCCTTCGGCTTCTGGAGCTGGGTAGGCGGCCGCTACTCCGTCGATTCCGCGGTGGGTACCTCCCTGGCCGTCGCGATTGGCCCCGAGGGCTTCGCTGACTTCCTTGCCGGCTTTCACGCGATGGACCGCCACTTCGCCGAGGCTGCGCCCGAGAAGAACGTGCCCCTGCTGATGGGCCTGCTCAACGTGTGGTACTCGAACTTCCTGGGCGCCGACACGCACGCCGTCCTGCCCTACTCCCAGTACCTGCACCGCTTCCCCGCGTACCTGCAGCAGCTGACCATGGAGTCCAACGGCAAGTCCGTGCGCCGCGACGGCAGCCCCGTCACCTACGAGACCGGCGAGGTCTTCTGGGGCGAGCCCGGCACCAACGGCCAGCACGCCTTCTACCAGCTGATCCACCAGGGCACCCGCATGGTCCCCGCCGACTTCATCGCGTTTGCGAACCCGACGTGGGCGCTGGGCGATGGTGATGCCGACATGCACGAGCTGTTCCTGTCGAACTTCTTCGCCCAGACCAAGGCGTTGGCCTTCGGTAAGACCAGCGAGGAGGTGCGCGCCGAGGGCACGCCCGAGGCCATCGTCTCCGCCCGCGTGTTCACCGGCAACCGTCCCACGACGTCGATCATGGCCCCGTCCCTGACCCCTTCGGTCCTGGGCCAGCTGATCGCCCTGTACGAGCACATCACCTTCGTTGAGGGTGCCGTGTGGGGCATCGACTCCTTCGACCAGTGGGGCGTCGAGCTGGGCAAGGTCCTGGCCAAGCAGATCCTGCCCGCAATCGAGGGCTCGTCCGAGGCCCTGGATGCGCAGGATCAGTCGACTCGAGCTCTCATCGAGTACTACCGCGAGAATCGCACGAAGTAG